Sequence from the Fulvivirga ligni genome:
TTTTTGTTTCCTGCTTGTTCAACCATGAAACGACAAACAGGGATGAAACAATTTATTACTATGTATTTCTTACTTGGCTTAATGGCAATAGCCAATGCCCAAACGGCCAAGGAGTCTACAGAAAAAGGGAAAGCTCTATATGAGAAGAGAGAGTATATGCAGGCTGTAATCAGCTTCAATGCTGCCATAGAGAAAGACCCAAACTACTACCAAGCCTACTATATGCGGGGTAAAATTAAAGAGGCCTTTGGAGATCTACACGGTGCTATGAAAGATTATAATACGTGTCTGGAAAAATTTGATAAATTTCCTGATGCGTATTACTCCAGAGGAAACATCAAATTCAAGTTACAAGATTATTACGGAGCAATCGCAGACTATTCTTCTACCATAGAATATGATGGAGACAGATTAGAGGCGTATTACAAAAGAGGGCAAGCAAAGCAACAGTTAGAAGCTTATCAGGATGCAATTAATGATTGCTCCAAAATAATCGAGTTAAATGCCAAGAACGTAGATGCTTATTATCTTAGAGGCATTTTAAGGTTAGACTTTGGTCAGGTACAAGAAGGATGTCTTGATCTGAGCAAAGCAGGGGAGTTAGGCGACTTAAAGGCCTATGATGTGATTAAAGAAAAGTGCAATA
This genomic interval carries:
- a CDS encoding tetratricopeptide repeat protein yields the protein MKRQTGMKQFITMYFLLGLMAIANAQTAKESTEKGKALYEKREYMQAVISFNAAIEKDPNYYQAYYMRGKIKEAFGDLHGAMKDYNTCLEKFDKFPDAYYSRGNIKFKLQDYYGAIADYSSTIEYDGDRLEAYYKRGQAKQQLEAYQDAINDCSKIIELNAKNVDAYYLRGILRLDFGQVQEGCLDLSKAGELGDLKAYDVIKEKCNNKIYHNEQ